In Ancalomicrobiaceae bacterium S20, the following proteins share a genomic window:
- the pyc gene encoding pyruvate carboxylase: MPKIKKLLVANRSEIAIRVFRAANELGLETVAIFAEEDKLALHRFKADEAYQVGKGMGPIEAYLSIPEVIRVAKLSGADAIHPGYGLLSESPEFAEACAAAGITFVGPSADTMRMLGNKVAARNLAISVGVPVMPATEPLPDDLDAVKAEAARIGYPVMLKASWGGGGRGMRVIRDEAQLLKDVTAAKREAKAAFGKDEIYLEKLVERARHVEVQILGDRHGNIVHLFERDCSVQRRHQKVVERAPAPYLSDAQRAELCDYAIKIAKATNYVCAGTVEFLMDADTGQFYFIEVNPRIQVEHTVTEVVTGIDIVKAQIHVIEGEAIGTASSGVPAQADIRLNGHALQCRITTEDPENNFVPDYGRITAYRGALGFGIRLDGGTAYSGAVITRFYDPMLEKVTAWAPTPIEAIARMDRALREFRIRGVATNLTFLENVIGHEKFKTNQYTTRFIDETPELFQGAKRRDRATKLLTFVADVTVNGHPEVRGRALPNPEAAEPVPPRFEAPIEAGTRQKLEQLGPAGFAQWMLGEKRVLVTDTTMRDAHQSLLATRMRSFDIVAAADAYARGMPELLSLECWGGATFDVAMRFLTEDPWERLHEIREKAPNILLQMLLRGANGVGYANYPDNVVKFFVRRAAAGGIDLFRVFDALNWIENIKPGIDAVASEGKLAEAAVCYTGDILDAQRAKYSLKYYVDLAKELERSGAHIIGIKDMAGLLKPAAARVLFKALKNEIQIPIHFHTHDTSGIAAASVLAAVDAGVDAVDAAIDSLSGLTSQPCLGSIVEALKGSERDTGIDPGVVRKLSFYWEAVRNQYRAFESELRAGASEVYLHEMPGGQFTNLKEQARSLGLESRWHEVAQTYADVNRLFGDIVKVTPTSKVVGDMALAMVASGVTAEDVENPDKDVAFPDSVVQLFRGDLGQPPGGWPKALQAKILKGQTPYTERPGALMKPADLEAIRAEAAQKIGKTPADISDDDLASYIMFPKVYTDFQRMQDLYGPTSALPTPVYFYGLKAGDEVMVDLEKGKTLVVLCQAIGDVDEEGQVKVFFELNGQPRIIKVPNRSVAAKVVARRKADEGNANHVAAPMPGVISTVAVKVGQTVKTGDVLLSIEAMKMETAIHAERDGTIAEVLVNAGSAIDAKDLLVVYS; encoded by the coding sequence CATCCGGGCTACGGCCTCCTGTCCGAGAGCCCGGAATTCGCCGAGGCCTGCGCGGCCGCCGGCATCACCTTCGTCGGCCCCTCGGCCGACACCATGCGCATGCTCGGCAACAAGGTTGCGGCGCGCAATCTGGCGATCTCGGTCGGTGTGCCGGTCATGCCGGCGACCGAGCCGCTGCCGGACGACCTCGATGCCGTGAAGGCCGAGGCCGCGCGCATCGGCTATCCGGTGATGCTGAAGGCGTCGTGGGGCGGCGGTGGCCGCGGCATGCGCGTGATCCGCGACGAGGCGCAGCTGCTGAAGGACGTGACCGCGGCCAAGCGCGAGGCGAAGGCCGCCTTCGGCAAGGACGAGATCTATCTTGAGAAGCTGGTCGAGCGCGCCCGCCACGTCGAGGTCCAGATCCTCGGCGACCGGCACGGTAACATCGTGCATCTGTTCGAGCGCGACTGCTCGGTGCAGCGGCGCCACCAGAAGGTCGTCGAGCGCGCGCCGGCGCCGTATCTCTCGGACGCGCAGCGCGCCGAACTCTGCGACTACGCAATCAAGATCGCCAAGGCGACCAATTATGTCTGCGCCGGCACCGTCGAATTCCTGATGGATGCCGACACCGGGCAGTTCTACTTCATCGAGGTCAATCCGCGCATCCAGGTCGAGCACACGGTGACCGAGGTCGTCACCGGCATCGACATCGTCAAGGCGCAGATCCACGTCATCGAGGGCGAGGCGATCGGCACGGCGAGCTCCGGCGTGCCGGCACAGGCGGACATCCGCCTCAACGGCCACGCCCTGCAATGCCGCATCACCACCGAGGATCCGGAGAACAACTTCGTCCCCGACTACGGCCGCATCACCGCCTATCGCGGCGCGCTCGGCTTCGGCATCCGGCTCGACGGCGGCACCGCCTATTCCGGCGCGGTGATTACCCGCTTCTACGACCCGATGCTCGAGAAGGTCACGGCCTGGGCGCCGACGCCGATCGAGGCGATCGCGCGCATGGATCGTGCGCTGCGCGAGTTCCGCATCCGCGGCGTCGCGACCAACCTGACCTTCCTCGAGAACGTTATCGGCCACGAGAAATTCAAGACGAACCAGTACACGACCCGCTTCATCGACGAGACGCCGGAGCTATTCCAGGGCGCCAAGCGGCGCGACCGGGCGACCAAGCTCCTGACCTTCGTCGCCGATGTCACCGTCAACGGCCATCCGGAGGTGCGCGGCCGTGCGCTGCCCAATCCGGAGGCTGCCGAGCCGGTGCCGCCGCGCTTCGAGGCGCCGATCGAGGCCGGCACGCGCCAGAAGCTCGAACAGCTCGGTCCGGCCGGCTTCGCGCAGTGGATGCTCGGCGAAAAGCGCGTGCTGGTCACCGACACGACCATGCGCGACGCGCACCAGTCGCTGCTCGCCACCCGCATGCGCTCGTTCGACATCGTCGCGGCGGCCGACGCCTATGCGCGCGGCATGCCTGAGCTCCTGTCGCTCGAATGCTGGGGCGGCGCGACCTTCGACGTCGCGATGCGCTTCCTGACCGAGGATCCCTGGGAGCGGCTGCACGAGATCCGCGAGAAGGCGCCGAACATCCTCTTGCAGATGCTGCTGCGCGGGGCGAACGGCGTCGGCTATGCCAACTACCCCGACAATGTCGTGAAGTTCTTCGTCCGGCGCGCGGCGGCGGGCGGCATCGACCTGTTCCGCGTGTTCGACGCACTGAACTGGATCGAGAACATCAAGCCGGGCATCGACGCGGTCGCTTCAGAGGGCAAGCTCGCCGAGGCCGCGGTCTGCTACACCGGCGACATCCTCGACGCGCAGCGGGCCAAGTACTCGCTCAAGTACTATGTCGACCTCGCCAAGGAGCTGGAGCGCTCCGGCGCCCATATCATCGGCATCAAGGACATGGCGGGCTTGCTCAAGCCGGCCGCTGCCCGCGTGCTGTTCAAGGCGCTGAAGAACGAGATCCAGATCCCGATCCACTTCCACACCCACGACACGTCCGGCATCGCGGCGGCTTCGGTTCTGGCGGCGGTCGATGCCGGTGTCGACGCGGTCGATGCGGCGATCGACTCGCTCTCCGGCCTCACCTCGCAGCCCTGCCTCGGCTCGATCGTCGAGGCGCTGAAGGGCTCCGAGCGCGACACCGGCATCGATCCGGGCGTGGTCCGGAAGCTGTCGTTCTACTGGGAGGCGGTGCGCAACCAGTACCGCGCCTTCGAGAGCGAACTGCGCGCCGGCGCTTCGGAGGTCTACCTGCACGAAATGCCGGGCGGGCAGTTCACCAACCTCAAGGAACAGGCCCGTTCGCTCGGCCTGGAGAGCCGCTGGCACGAGGTGGCGCAGACCTATGCCGACGTGAACCGGCTGTTCGGCGACATCGTCAAGGTGACGCCGACCTCGAAGGTGGTCGGCGACATGGCACTCGCGATGGTCGCCTCGGGCGTCACGGCCGAGGACGTCGAGAATCCGGACAAGGACGTCGCCTTCCCGGATTCGGTCGTGCAGCTGTTCCGCGGCGACCTCGGTCAGCCGCCGGGTGGCTGGCCGAAGGCGCTGCAGGCCAAGATCCTCAAGGGCCAGACGCCCTACACCGAGCGGCCCGGCGCGCTGATGAAGCCGGCGGATCTCGAGGCCATCAGGGCCGAGGCCGCGCAGAAGATCGGCAAGACGCCGGCCGACATCTCCGACGACGATCTCGCCTCCTACATCATGTTCCCGAAGGTCTACACCGACTTCCAGCGCATGCAGGACCTCTACGGTCCGACCTCCGCGCTGCCGACGCCGGTCTATTTCTACGGGCTGAAGGCGGGCGACGAGGTGATGGTCGACCTGGAGAAGGGCAAGACGCTGGTCGTGCTCTGTCAGGCGATCGGCGACGTCGACGAGGAGGGTCAGGTCAAGGTCTTCTTCGAGCTGAACGGCCAGCCGCGCATCATCAAGGTGCCGAACCGCTCGGTGGCGGCGAAGGTCGTGGCGCGGCGCAAGGCCGACGAGGGCAACGCCAACCACGTCGCCGCGCCGATGCCGGGCGTGATCTCGACGGTCGCGGTCAAGGTCGGCCAGACGGTCAAGACCGGCGACGTGCTCCTGTCGATCGAGGCGATGAAGATGGAGACCGCCATCCACGCCGAGCGCGACGGCACCATCGCCGAGGTGCTGGTCAACGCCGGCTCTGCCATCGATGCGAAGGATCTGCTGGTCGTCTACAGCTGA
- the ampC gene encoding class C beta-lactamase, translated as MKIATWATGASVACTLFACALTVPAAAAEDDFDAKARAALAGPIAEYKIPGLVIGVTHHGQHRFFATGLASRADNRPATPDTLFELGSVSKIFNVTLAALAERRGKLSLGDTVAHHVCADACTIGDAMTLMDLATHHSGGLPLQVPNEARNTDQLVDWLKIWRPPVPGARSYSNISIGLLGHITAKAMGTSYRRAFQDVLLPELGLTDTWIDVPAKAMDRYAFGYDRKTDKPIRAGAGVLDAEAYGVRSSARDMLKLLDVELGHGTPSPNLKSAIARTRQGQFQTSRFTQDMVWEQYPWPVDVETMAAGNSYDFILKPLPVTRIEPPLPPAKDVILNKTGSTNGFGAYVVLVPSEDLGIVVLANRSYPNEARVRATYALIRSLL; from the coding sequence ATGAAAATCGCAACATGGGCAACCGGCGCTTCGGTCGCCTGCACGCTGTTTGCCTGTGCCTTGACAGTGCCTGCGGCTGCGGCTGAAGACGACTTCGATGCGAAGGCCCGCGCCGCCTTGGCCGGGCCGATCGCAGAGTACAAGATCCCCGGCCTGGTGATCGGCGTGACCCATCACGGCCAGCATCGCTTCTTCGCGACCGGTCTCGCATCGCGGGCCGACAACCGGCCGGCGACGCCCGACACCCTGTTCGAGCTCGGATCGGTCAGCAAGATCTTCAACGTCACGCTTGCCGCGCTCGCCGAGCGGCGCGGCAAGCTGTCGCTCGGCGACACGGTCGCCCATCACGTCTGCGCCGACGCCTGCACGATCGGCGACGCCATGACGCTCATGGACCTCGCCACCCATCATTCGGGCGGGCTGCCGCTGCAGGTGCCGAACGAGGCTCGCAACACCGATCAGCTCGTGGACTGGCTGAAGATCTGGCGGCCGCCGGTGCCGGGCGCCCGCAGCTACTCGAACATCAGCATCGGCCTGCTCGGCCACATCACCGCCAAGGCGATGGGCACGAGCTATCGCCGGGCGTTCCAGGACGTGCTGCTGCCCGAGCTCGGGCTGACCGACACCTGGATCGACGTACCGGCCAAGGCCATGGATCGCTACGCCTTCGGCTACGACCGCAAGACCGACAAGCCGATCCGGGCCGGCGCAGGCGTGCTCGACGCCGAGGCCTACGGCGTCCGGTCGAGCGCGCGCGACATGCTGAAGCTGCTCGACGTCGAACTCGGCCACGGCACGCCGTCGCCGAACCTGAAGTCGGCGATTGCGCGCACGCGGCAAGGTCAATTCCAGACGTCGAGGTTCACCCAGGACATGGTCTGGGAACAGTACCCCTGGCCCGTCGATGTCGAGACCATGGCGGCCGGCAACAGCTACGATTTCATCCTGAAGCCGCTGCCGGTGACACGGATCGAGCCGCCGCTGCCGCCGGCCAAGGACGTGATCCTCAACAAGACCGGCTCGACCAACGGCTTCGGAGCCTATGTCGTTCTGGTCCCGTCGGAAGATCTCGGCATCGTGGTCCTGGCGAACCGGAGCTATCCGAACGAGGCGCGGGTGCGGGCGACCTACGCCTTGATCCGGTCGCTGCTCTGA
- a CDS encoding lipid kinase: MHATRIERPSRLLVVANAKSRNGGGPLDAALERFDAAGIGHELVRPDGPSDMAEAIRDARDRVDAVVVAGGDGTMNAAAPAIIETHLPLGVLPAGTANDLARTLGLPVDLAAAADVIAAGGVTPIDLGEVNGHPFFNVASLGLSAELARRLSGEDKRRFGRLSYALAALRTLVAARPFHAEITEEGGAHVRVKTLQIAVGNGRYYGGGMAVTDDAMIDDGHLDLYSLEMKAVWKLALMLPSFRAGRHGLWREVRTARGTRFRVRTRKHRPVNTDGELVTFTPAEFRILPRAVRVFVPTTAPA; encoded by the coding sequence ATGCATGCGACCCGGATCGAACGCCCGAGCCGCCTGCTCGTCGTCGCCAATGCCAAGAGCCGCAATGGCGGCGGCCCGCTCGATGCCGCGCTGGAGCGCTTCGATGCCGCCGGTATCGGCCATGAACTGGTCCGCCCGGACGGGCCTTCCGACATGGCCGAGGCGATCCGAGACGCGCGCGACCGGGTCGATGCGGTCGTGGTCGCCGGCGGCGACGGCACGATGAACGCCGCCGCCCCCGCCATCATCGAGACGCACCTGCCGCTCGGCGTGCTGCCGGCCGGTACCGCCAACGATCTCGCCCGCACGCTCGGCCTGCCGGTCGATCTCGCCGCCGCCGCGGACGTGATCGCGGCCGGCGGTGTGACGCCGATCGATCTCGGCGAGGTCAACGGCCACCCGTTCTTCAACGTCGCGAGCCTAGGGCTCTCGGCCGAACTGGCGCGGCGGCTCTCGGGCGAGGACAAGCGCCGCTTCGGCCGCCTCTCCTACGCCCTCGCCGCGCTGCGCACGCTGGTCGCCGCGCGGCCGTTCCATGCCGAGATCACCGAAGAGGGCGGCGCGCATGTGCGCGTGAAGACGCTGCAGATCGCAGTCGGCAACGGCCGCTACTACGGCGGCGGCATGGCCGTGACCGACGATGCCATGATCGACGACGGTCATCTCGATCTCTACAGCCTCGAGATGAAGGCGGTCTGGAAGCTGGCCCTGATGCTGCCGTCGTTCCGGGCGGGCCGGCACGGTCTGTGGCGCGAGGTGCGCACCGCGCGGGGCACACGGTTTCGCGTCCGCACGCGCAAGCACCGGCCGGTCAACACCGACGGCGAGCTCGTGACCTTCACCCCGGCCGAATTCCGTATCCTGCCGCGCGCGGTTCGCGTGTTCGTGCCGACGACGGCGCCGGCCTGA
- a CDS encoding helix-turn-helix transcriptional regulator, with the protein MSDHHLLPAPLATEPALPILHGQVRQASAGSFRRLFIAHPALIVVRSGVKQIAVEGAEPIRAGVGEAVALSGGTAVDVTNLTPPDDIYRAEVFTFTEHAGIDPVVPNARSFGRITTAAGVGDCLERCRAAADPTTDLPAALRGHWARELLLWIAAAGVALGDLGRTSVAVAIRRALIADPARDWHTEAVLDHLARRGLAMSAATLRRRLADEGTSLTDLVTDTRMSVALDRLQTTAAPITAIALDVGYDSPSRFAARFKARFDLPPSAIRQRSDARERIGTTIERDGAAAAMVE; encoded by the coding sequence GTGTCCGACCACCATCTGCTTCCCGCCCCGCTCGCCACCGAACCCGCGCTGCCCATTCTGCACGGCCAGGTCCGGCAGGCCTCGGCGGGATCGTTCCGGCGCCTGTTCATCGCGCATCCCGCGCTGATCGTGGTGCGCAGCGGGGTGAAACAGATCGCGGTGGAGGGCGCCGAGCCGATCCGCGCCGGCGTCGGCGAAGCGGTCGCGCTCAGCGGCGGGACGGCCGTCGACGTGACCAACCTGACGCCGCCCGACGATATCTATCGCGCCGAAGTCTTCACCTTCACCGAACATGCCGGGATCGATCCTGTCGTGCCGAACGCCCGGAGCTTCGGCCGGATCACGACGGCGGCCGGCGTCGGCGATTGCCTGGAGCGCTGCCGGGCCGCCGCGGATCCGACGACCGACCTGCCAGCCGCGCTCAGAGGCCATTGGGCCCGGGAGCTGCTGCTCTGGATCGCAGCGGCCGGCGTCGCGCTCGGCGATCTCGGCCGGACCTCGGTCGCGGTGGCGATCCGCCGGGCCCTGATCGCCGATCCCGCGCGCGACTGGCACACCGAGGCGGTGCTCGATCATCTCGCCCGCCGCGGTCTGGCGATGAGCGCGGCGACCTTGCGGCGCCGTCTCGCCGACGAGGGGACGTCGCTGACCGATCTCGTCACCGATACGCGCATGAGCGTCGCGCTCGACCGGCTGCAGACGACAGCCGCGCCGATCACCGCGATCGCGCTCGACGTCGGCTACGATTCGCCCTCGCGCTTCGCGGCCCGTTTCAAAGCCCGGTTCGACCTGCCGCCCTCAGCGATCCGGCAGCGCAGCGACGCGCGTGAGCGGATCGGCACAACGATTGAGCGCGACGGAGCGGCAGCGGCGATGGTCGAGTGA
- a CDS encoding YbhB/YbcL family Raf kinase inhibitor-like protein, which translates to MKLNALAAAVAFFAAVPLSTAGTARADGFRLTSPDIAEGKPLAEAQVFSGFGCTGGNTSPALSWSGAPAGTKSFVVTAYDPDAPTGSGWWHWVAFDLPASTSGLARGAGTAGGMPAGTVQARNDYGKAGFGGACPPPGAPHRYIFKVTALKVEKLGVDADASAALIGFMTNANALGSATITATYGR; encoded by the coding sequence ATGAAACTCAATGCCTTAGCTGCAGCCGTCGCGTTCTTCGCCGCCGTGCCGCTGTCGACCGCAGGCACGGCCCGCGCCGACGGCTTCCGGCTGACCAGCCCCGACATCGCCGAAGGCAAGCCGCTTGCCGAGGCGCAGGTGTTCTCCGGCTTCGGCTGCACCGGCGGCAACACCTCGCCGGCGCTGAGCTGGAGCGGCGCGCCGGCCGGGACCAAGAGCTTCGTCGTGACCGCCTATGATCCGGATGCGCCGACCGGTTCGGGCTGGTGGCATTGGGTCGCGTTCGACTTGCCGGCGTCGACGTCCGGGCTCGCACGCGGCGCAGGCACCGCCGGCGGCATGCCGGCCGGGACAGTCCAGGCGCGCAACGACTACGGCAAGGCCGGCTTCGGCGGCGCCTGCCCGCCACCCGGCGCGCCGCATCGCTACATCTTCAAGGTCACGGCGCTCAAGGTCGAGAAGCTCGGCGTCGACGCCGACGCCAGCGCCGCGCTGATCGGCTTCATGACCAACGCCAATGCGCTCGGCTCGGCCACCATCACGGCGACCTACGGCCGCTGA
- a CDS encoding MgtC/SapB family protein, with protein MDQTLTLIDIAIRLVAAAVLGGIIGLDRNLHAKSTGIRTHGLVAVGSAFVVVIGASVDGAIDQDSVARIAQGILAGIGFLGAGVILRNTDGGKVHGLTTAASIWATAAVGVGCAVGQIGATALATATMLTVVLLGGKTERALRRFLARHGLDEKPLPEETPAPPLSETPERYDAIRRNPTD; from the coding sequence ATGGACCAGACCCTGACCTTGATCGACATCGCCATCCGCCTCGTCGCCGCTGCCGTGCTCGGCGGCATCATCGGGCTCGATCGCAACCTGCACGCCAAGTCGACCGGCATCCGGACCCACGGCCTCGTTGCGGTCGGCTCGGCCTTCGTGGTGGTGATCGGGGCGAGCGTCGATGGCGCGATCGATCAGGATTCGGTCGCGCGCATCGCGCAAGGCATTCTGGCCGGCATCGGCTTCCTCGGCGCGGGCGTGATCCTGCGCAATACCGACGGCGGCAAGGTGCATGGGCTGACCACGGCCGCCTCGATCTGGGCGACGGCGGCGGTCGGTGTCGGCTGCGCGGTCGGCCAGATCGGCGCGACCGCGCTCGCCACCGCGACGATGCTCACCGTCGTGCTGCTCGGCGGCAAGACCGAACGGGCGCTCCGCCGCTTCCTCGCCCGCCACGGCCTCGACGAGAAGCCGTTGCCCGAGGAGACGCCCGCCCCTCCCTTGTCGGAGACGCCGGAGCGGTATGATGCGATCCGGCGCAATCCGACCGACTGA
- a CDS encoding ABC transporter substrate-binding protein, whose translation MRLRATPFAVLALAGTLAGFATPAAALDKITIMVGGVEKQIYLPAKLAERLGYFKDEGLEVEVLSEPSGVDAENELLAGNVQAVVGFYDHCIDLQAKGKFVQSVVQFSQAPGEVELVSTKHPEIKSAADFKGKSLGVTGLGSSTNFLTQYLAMKHGIKPGEFTTLPVGAGATFIAAMQQDKIQAGMTTEPTISRMLKTGEAAILIDMRTVEKTKEALGGTYPAASLYMSTAYVETHKEEVQKLANAMVKTLKFIATHSGAEIAEKMPKDYYAGDKDMYIKALDDGKAMFTADGVMPAGGPETVLAVLSSFSKNVQGKRIDLEKTYTTQFVKAAK comes from the coding sequence ATGCGCCTGCGCGCCACGCCTTTCGCCGTCCTCGCCCTCGCGGGCACCCTCGCCGGCTTCGCCACGCCCGCCGCGGCGCTCGACAAGATCACCATCATGGTCGGCGGCGTCGAGAAGCAGATCTACCTGCCGGCCAAGCTCGCCGAGCGCCTCGGCTACTTCAAGGATGAGGGGCTGGAGGTCGAGGTTCTGAGCGAGCCGTCGGGCGTCGATGCCGAGAACGAGCTGCTCGCCGGCAACGTCCAGGCCGTCGTCGGCTTCTACGATCACTGCATCGACCTGCAGGCCAAGGGCAAGTTCGTCCAGTCGGTCGTCCAGTTCAGCCAGGCGCCGGGCGAGGTCGAGCTCGTCTCGACCAAGCATCCCGAGATCAAGTCGGCCGCCGACTTCAAGGGCAAGAGCCTCGGCGTCACCGGGCTCGGCTCCTCGACCAACTTCCTGACCCAGTATCTGGCCATGAAGCACGGCATCAAGCCGGGCGAGTTCACCACGCTGCCGGTCGGCGCGGGCGCGACCTTCATCGCCGCCATGCAGCAGGACAAGATCCAGGCCGGCATGACCACCGAGCCGACCATCTCGCGCATGCTCAAGACCGGCGAGGCCGCGATCCTGATCGACATGCGCACCGTCGAGAAGACCAAGGAAGCGCTCGGCGGCACCTATCCGGCCGCGTCGCTCTACATGTCGACGGCCTATGTCGAGACGCACAAGGAAGAAGTCCAGAAGCTCGCCAACGCGATGGTCAAGACGTTGAAGTTCATCGCGACCCATTCCGGCGCCGAAATCGCCGAGAAGATGCCGAAGGACTACTACGCCGGCGACAAGGACATGTACATCAAGGCGCTCGACGACGGTAAGGCGATGTTCACCGCCGACGGCGTGATGCCGGCGGGCGGCCCGGAGACCGTGCTCGCGGTGCTGTCGTCGTTCTCCAAGAACGTCCAGGGCAAGCGCATCGACCTCGAGAAGACCTACACGACGCAGTTCGTGAAGGCCGCCAAGTAA
- a CDS encoding ABC transporter ATP-binding protein has protein sequence MSARDAQTPAVQTPAIELINVSRRFLTPEGKSLTAIRDFTMTVARGEFVAVVGPTGCGKSTTLNLITGLAKPSSGEVRLYGQPVDGIDRRIGFAFQTDALFPWRSVIDNVMAGPRFRGVPKDKAEADARAWLAKVGLTGFEKHYPHQLSGGMRKRVSLAQTFINGPEILLMDEPFSALDVQTRVVMHEELLKLWSSSGASVVFVTHDLEEAIALADKVYVLTSGPATVKSIYPIDIPRPRVVSEIRYEKHFIELSHTIWADLRDEVTRAYQRNAA, from the coding sequence ATGTCCGCACGAGACGCCCAGACCCCGGCAGTTCAGACCCCGGCGATCGAGCTGATCAACGTCAGCCGCCGCTTCCTGACCCCCGAAGGCAAGTCGCTGACCGCGATCCGCGACTTCACCATGACCGTCGCGCGCGGCGAGTTCGTCGCCGTCGTCGGCCCGACCGGCTGCGGCAAGTCGACGACGCTGAACCTGATCACCGGCCTCGCCAAGCCGTCGTCGGGCGAGGTCCGCCTCTACGGCCAGCCGGTCGACGGCATCGACCGGCGCATCGGCTTCGCGTTCCAGACCGACGCGCTGTTCCCGTGGCGCTCGGTGATCGACAATGTCATGGCCGGCCCGCGCTTCCGTGGGGTGCCGAAGGACAAGGCCGAGGCCGATGCGCGCGCCTGGCTCGCCAAGGTCGGGCTCACCGGCTTCGAGAAGCACTATCCGCATCAGCTCTCGGGCGGCATGAGGAAGCGCGTCTCGCTGGCGCAGACCTTCATCAACGGCCCGGAGATCCTGCTCATGGACGAGCCGTTCTCGGCGCTCGACGTGCAGACCCGCGTGGTCATGCACGAGGAGCTCCTGAAGCTCTGGTCGTCGTCGGGCGCCTCGGTGGTGTTCGTCACCCATGACCTCGAAGAGGCGATCGCGCTCGCCGACAAGGTCTATGTGCTGACCTCGGGACCTGCGACCGTGAAGTCGATCTACCCGATCGACATCCCGCGGCCGCGCGTCGTCAGCGAGATCCGCTACGAAAAGCACTTCATCGAACTCAGCCACACGATCTGGGCCGACCTCCGCGACGAGGTCACGCGCGCCTACCAGCGCAACGCCGCCTGA
- a CDS encoding ABC transporter permease, producing MSDAAILSEAAVARPGTSDAEIEAAARAARRHRDNMVIFWRFAILAALLGGWELGAQTGKIDAFFYSSPSAIVMRLYDWITEGTSEGSLWYHLYITMLESLIGFVTGSVGGVVVGIALGRNRMLADIFSVYIKVINSIPRVVLAPIFIMLFGLGLGSKVALSFVMVFFVVFSNAFQGVREADRNMIANAQILGASPWQLTWSVIVPSAMSWIFASLHVSFGFAIVGAIVGEFVGSRYGIGLLISVAKGSFDAAGMYAAIVIIMIVALTAEYVMTFIEHRLAKWRPQPLHDTH from the coding sequence ATGTCCGACGCAGCCATCCTCTCCGAAGCCGCGGTCGCCCGCCCCGGCACCTCCGACGCCGAAATCGAAGCGGCCGCGCGCGCCGCGCGCCGCCACCGCGACAACATGGTGATCTTCTGGCGCTTCGCGATCCTCGCCGCGCTGCTCGGCGGCTGGGAACTCGGCGCGCAGACCGGCAAGATCGACGCCTTCTTCTATTCCTCGCCGTCCGCGATCGTGATGCGGCTCTACGACTGGATCACCGAGGGCACGTCAGAAGGCTCGCTCTGGTATCACCTCTACATCACCATGCTGGAGAGCCTGATCGGCTTCGTGACCGGCTCGGTCGGCGGCGTGGTGGTCGGCATCGCGCTCGGCCGCAACCGGATGCTGGCCGACATCTTCTCGGTCTACATCAAGGTGATCAACTCGATCCCGCGCGTGGTGCTGGCACCGATCTTCATCATGCTGTTCGGCCTCGGACTCGGCTCGAAGGTGGCGCTCTCCTTCGTCATGGTGTTCTTCGTCGTGTTCTCGAACGCCTTCCAGGGCGTCCGCGAGGCCGACCGCAACATGATCGCCAATGCGCAGATCCTCGGCGCCTCGCCCTGGCAGCTCACCTGGTCGGTGATCGTGCCCTCGGCGATGAGCTGGATCTTCGCCTCGCTGCACGTGTCGTTCGGCTTCGCCATCGTCGGCGCCATCGTCGGCGAGTTCGTCGGCTCGCGCTACGGCATTGGCCTCTTGATCTCGGTGGCCAAGGGCTCGTTCGACGCGGCCGGCATGTATGCGGCGATCGTCATCATCATGATCGTGGCGCTGACGGCCGAATACGTGATGACCTTCATCGAGCACCGCCTCGCCAAGTGGCGTCCGCAGCCGCTGCACGACACGCATTGA